A genomic window from Yarrowia lipolytica chromosome 1D, complete sequence includes:
- a CDS encoding uncharacterized protein (Compare to YALI0D03784g, no similarity): protein MTTSPAHSTQHTSPTFSTFTMPTEMDQFPSNMARKPLTEVQKNDLIENLQLEREYRDSIQRAQHTNRLGINTVTNRIERLKSQYQFAAQAVRAKIEIRKTRVPKRYWNKTLREVQALQDGALKDRKPNKLNFGQGFHNIPKFTIPHE from the coding sequence ATGACAACTTCACCAGCACACAGCACTCAACACACATCACCGACATTTTCCACTTTCACTATGCCCACGGAAATGGACCAGTTTCCTAGCAACATGGCCCGCAAGCCGCTGACTGAGGTCCAGAAAAACGACCTCATTGAAAACCTACAGCTCGAACGTGAGTATAGGGACTCCATTCAGAGGGCACAACATACAAACAGACTCGGTATTAACACAGTCACCAACAGAATCGAGCGACTCAAGTCGCAATATCAATTTGCTGCGCAGGCGGTTCGCGCCAAAATTGAAATCAGAAAGACCCGCGTGCCCAAACGGTACTGGAACAAGACTTTACGGGAGGTCCAAGCTCTGCAGGATGGAGCCCTCAAGGACAGAAAGCCAAACAAGTTGAATTTCGGCCAGGGATTCCACAACATTCCCAAGTTCACAATTCCCCATGAGTGA
- a CDS encoding uncharacterized protein (Compare to YALI0D03762g, similar to uniprot|P38886 Saccharomyces cerevisiae YHR200w SUN1 26S proteasome regulatory subunit, similar to Saccharomyces cerevisiae RPN10 (YHR200W); ancestral locus Anc_4.372) has product MIVMDNSEFMRNGDYTPNRFDAQVDCVNQLFTIKTNRNPESAVGLMSMGGRGPEVLATLTTDHGKILAGIQVAALALKHRLNKLQRQRVIVFVGSPVEEDVKALVKLAKKMKKNSVAVDFVNFGEEGENTEKLEKFIEAVNSGDNSHLVTIPPGPHLLSDILRNSPIIKEDDDGMDTSGMGGAPGGSNDADFEFGVDPSVDPELALALRMSLEDEKARLEKEKEQPEKLDSVKEEDVKKEDEDASGEDKGKDKKDDDKMDTTRCDEGIGRHRSCVIITRSTSSTLH; this is encoded by the exons ATGATAGT AATGGACAACTCCGAGTTCATGCGAAACGGAGACTACACCCCCAACCGGTTCGATGCCCAGGTGGACTGTGTCAACCAGCTCTTCACCATCAAGACCAACCGCAACCCTGAGAGCGCAGTGGGTCTGATGAGCATGGGCGGCCGAGGTCCTGAGGTGCTTGCCACCCTCACCACAGACCACGGCAAGATTCTGGCCG GCATTCAGGTGGCCGCGCTGGCTCTCAAACACAGActcaacaagctgcagcGGCAACGGgtgattgtgtttgtgggatCGCcggtcgaggaggacgtCAAGGCACTGGTCAAGcttgccaagaagatgaagaagaacagCGTGGCGGTGGACTTTGTCAATTTCGGCGAGGAGGGCGAAAACACAgagaagctggaaaagTTCATCGAGGCCGTCAACTCAGGCGACAACTCTCACCTGGTCACCATCCCCCCTGGCCCTCATCTGCTGTCAGACATTCTGCGCAACTCTCCCATCATCAaggaagacgacgacggaATGGATACTTCGGGCATGGGCGGCGCTCCTGGCGGCTCCAACGACGCGGACTTTGAGTTTGGTGTGGACCCCAGCGTGGATCCCGAGCTGGCTCTGGCGCTGCGAATGTCGCTGGAGGACGAAAAGGCCCGactggagaaggagaaggagcagccCGAGAAGCTGGATTCGGTTAAGGAAGAGGACgtgaagaaggaagatGAGGATGCAAGTGGAGAGGACAAGGGtaaggacaagaaggatgacGACAAGATGGATACGA CGCGATGCGACGAAGGAATTGGTAGACACAGATCATGTGTTATAATCACAAGATCGACTTCGTCCACCCTGCACTAA
- a CDS encoding uncharacterized protein (Compare to YALI0D03888g, some similarities with uniprot|P38110 Saccharomyces cerevisiae YBL088c TEL1 telomere length control protein), translating to MEGLAVVITRVQSTKVKEREEGLKQLEKTVNRNDFAQKATDKDLSMVIRGVCDSISRDIASSAVTGKRHTTQMSIFKTIARGHGRFKARSSRQFIVSTVCELLLARHKDRGSQLIVASNLRLVLSHKPHLEHLLWDHYRRSVACLCRELSALCVNSMEESGLEMLIQELLLCLDLLTKPKYVGMAELKHDLWNCIDSMLYKYKEVSEMHVLILSISVSLFQVVFGSDYEICHEMVPSIFAIGTKLFTSKSKAVREISLRFLLKMEIYLASIFGKTCPVPLDQDRLNQIEDHMVELLQVLKNEYNSSSLQDNDVVFEDEIVLVNSKKTMQFLICKLIAMLEYVLSYTLTDGNVKQEEDLHAPRRRTESDLLDFNGPRKKPRVSISPETPTLNAISAQIQAFQASKPISEVDKPLASLLSSISGSLDKTTRWKFFSAAKLLAQSPPLSPKNAHDVVFLTKWWTEGVAKLRTRSEDSACVLLTTILRQHSSALDPKLVVSLASNAESKGPLKYSNVSLEFVTCASQFLISHKACSQSQWSDWLFVVLASEQIGATSSKMMLDTAGLLLASVGCLIRMIETPQNTLETTTSSIMWKTDFKTTSSTSGDIELTECMPSITIRDLKSGFQNYLNELGDWCESASIDVNVVLPSTVFALVVCAVLDRQGTPVGLNSRISDFLAVVTKRVEGGSCDSHVFFEAITLINRLRHYNLLGDSLCILWDSFINGIEKLLNVSQVTENEFDPDSPSGKNIMPDLRLSLLLRGPLKSEPFLLAIFPSDIKQYASCDPGKRLPELFRYVGQTLLSSYLWDCSPLAKQLVVDLLDVYFKSGMTESSDADDLQRWVSRDKFLVGPQLLYGLMQVSTPSEYLNLYSSVAICAAERVSSQDSYHCMDATLTRMSSAKSKSRLVVEEMIVALLSVHRECLSLLPVVIERVKTDMLRQKLDTDSESLVRFCKQTGTDSILDKILSVKVGSCVFEEEGHFSTQQLLCSEDSLQWNTQGPPLDILSRTWPDYSPCTLLMLVRGLLNLMLKPRVSFEVPLRLVQLKYVLCLFPKRDLCSPDNYVLQQMVSCLISFLSHSTVGASVRHLLSELFEVIKLPHLEGYIADLGEQSFFGADVSQLLYLLHPSEPHLCKYIEWVNSGFSDPEAFLSVFLHTEISDKLKATLLKSLDFGVTNMTLLGLMDIVCTKETVSFIKRASKLYSFDWEESRVLSLLLGRGYLLFGESSNSAPKTNTETSFWNALTSEFLTLLRGSDFTAKFAVEVCLSKIVTKVQVQVPAELQHVFDSGVLEYTHTDEPTTGWVQKTTLELLGLLGGDFELLIPLVRTLSSTSPLLPFIFKWTCLEYCRQGEPSYLSQILSQNSSLVVIETFFFVNSFTAHRTLNWQPEIVNSALTLHLYTEALYFLEADKACWASQEIQPSYYDIYQNIDDPDLFYGLKFTPCLESALKQLNHENQNLTCFEYESGLFDWSVETGGGESKTDILSHLSTSGMNGLAYTINSDDVYRWKLGLLEDPILETGTDDQTVLSQLRSIVVDEKPVLKSTLSDKYLGMQYLLYQMQLDANSDYLDRIQPPDGVLDILQFCASAWRTIKTETASYNGILTLSKLGAVSRELNNAQISKNCAVSLQELSRTASHISGNVCAISIASCLWSEAAVSRTTPVEMLKRMLGSINPGQSPVLASQFCQATVLLTDWSSQARMMSPEKIHRLYIAGASEYMALIPAGNPKTRMFHVFAKFCETQLHSQNYDEQIHNAVMDIERLEGELANLSRISMTREIKHAQRISRKSLDRAKESKLNYERLKAMFLDSAVQFYLLSCAVRDSEYHEDVTRLISLWFGNSHVNFVNERMQDYALIPSFKLAPLINQLSSKLSYEPNNYFQTLLLDLVSATCKAHPFHCLYQISSLMRTDASPQTERRIQAAVKVWNTVKTQEKTICRAMEIFTDKCVELANAEWPGKGQKASINQFPNGSWWQNGLRKLNIPPPTAQIPLSLDYTDIPSMNKVLAQVIKAGGISHPKIMDFQLSDGSVSKALLKGGKDDMRQDAIMEQVFCRVNQYFLGDPETRKRGLSIRTYNVVPMGPRAGMIEFVANTESLQAALVPLHEKDDWDYLTGRTKMSAVAKESNSRRVEVLEEIYTHVTPVMSQYFFQNFRSSAQAWFKARTNYVRSAAASSMLGYILGIGDRHCNNIMIDYKTGQLVHIDLGISFDQGKNLTVPEKVPFRLTRDMVDAMGSVGVDGPFRRCCELSLGLFREQQDNILSILNVLRYDPLYSWTMSPKKKQTRSSSGSDLSDIKLEESNVTADMCLSGVKGKLAVRLSTEAVVRELIGEAVSVENLAVIFHGWTPFY from the exons ATGGAGGGTCTAGCTGTGGTTATAA CCCGGGTGCAGTCGaccaaggtcaaggagcgAGAGGAGGggctcaaacagctcgaAAAAACGGTGAATCGGAATGATTTCGCCCAAAAGGCCACGGATAAAGACCTGAGCATGGTGATCCGGGGCGTGTGCGACAgtatatcacgtgatatcgCATCCTCCGCGGTGACAGGCAAGCGACACACGACTCAAATGTCGATTTTCAAGACGATAGCAAGGGGACATGGACGGTTCAAGGCTAGGAGTAGTCGCCAGTTCATTGTCTCGACAGTATGTGAACTCTTACTGGCCCGGCACAAAGACAGAGGCTCTCAGCTGATTGTGGCCAGTAATCTCCGTCTGGTTCTGAGCCACAAACCGCACCTGGAGCATCTGTTATGGGATCATTACAGACGCTCTGTTGCATGTCTCTGTCGTGAATTGAGCGCACTGTGTGTCAACAGTATGGAAGAGAGTGGTCTGGAAATGCTGATTCAGGAACTCTTACTGTGCCTGGACCTGCTTACTAAACCAAAATACGTGGGAATGGCTGAATTGAAGCATGACCTATGGAACTGCATCGATTCCAtgctctacaagtacaaagAAGTGTCTGAGATGCACGTGTTAATTCTATCGATTTCGGTCTCTTTATTTCAGGTTGTTTTTGGCAGTGACTACGAAATTTGCCACGAAATGGTTCCTTCTATTTTCGCCATTGGAACAAAGCTTTTCACGTCGAAAAGCAAAGCCGTGAGAGAAATTTCGTTACGATTCCTGCTAAAAATGGAGATCTATCTGGCATCTATCTTTGGAAAAACCTGCCCTGTTCCCTTGGACCAAGATAGACTTAATCAGATCGAAGACCACATGGTGGAGTTGTTACAGGTGCTGAAAAACGAGTACAATAGCAGCTCTTTGCAAGACAATGATGTGGTGTTTGAAGACGAGATTGTGCTTGTCAACAGCAAAAAGACGATGCAATTTCTCATTTGTAAATTGATAGCCATGTTGGAGTATGTCTTGTCCTATACTCTGACGGATGGAAACGTCAAGCAAGAGGAAGATTTGCATG CGCCCCGAAGAAGAACCGAGAGCGACTTATTGGACTTTaatg GACCCCGAAAAAAACCGCGAGTATCCATCTCCCCCGAAACACCCACTCTCAATGCCATCTCTGCACAAATCCAGGCATTCCAGGCCTCCAAACCCATCTCCGAGGTCGACAAACCTCTTGCATCGCTTCTTTCTTCAATATCTGGGTCACTGGACAAAACTACACGATGGAAATTCTTTTCAGCAGCCAAACTACTCGCTCAAAGTCCACCTCTGAGCCCAAAGAACGCTCATGACGTGGTTTTCCTGACCAAATGGTGGACTGAAGGTGTTGCAAAGCTGCGAACGAGATCCGAAGACTCTGCTTGTGTGCTTCTCACTACCATCCTAAGACAACATAGCTCAGCTCTTGATCCCAAGCTGGTAGTGAGTCTAGCTTCCAATGCCGAGAGTAAGGGGCCACTCAAGTACTCTAATGTCAGTCTGGAGTTCGTCACCTGTGCTTCTCAGTTTTTGATTAGTCATAAGGCGTGCTCTCAGAGTCAGTGGTCCGACTGGTTGTTTGTGGTATTGGCTTCGGAACAGATTGGTGCAACAAGCTCAAAAATGATGCTGGACACTGCTGggttgctgctggcgtCAGTGGGATGCCTAATCAGGATGATTGAAACACCCCAGAACACTCTGGAGACTACCACCAGCTCTATCATGTGGAAGACAGACTTCAAAACCACCTCCAGTACCTCTGGTGACATTGAATTGACAGAGTGCATGCCTTCCATCACGATCAGAGACCTCAAGAGCGGCTTTCAAAACTACCTGAACGAATTAGGAGATTGGTGTGAGAGTGCAAGTATAGATGTCAATGTGGTTCTACCTTCCACCGTATTTGCTCTTGTGGTCTGTGCTGTTCTAGACCGACAAGGCACTCCTGTGGGCTTGAATAGTCGTATTTCGGACTTTCTGGCAGTGGTTACTAAACGTGTCGAAGGTGGGTCGTGTGACAGTCACGTTTTCTTTGAAGCCATCACTTTGATCAACCGTCTGAGACACTACAATCTCCTCGGCGACTCTCTTTGCATTTTGTGGGATTCGTTCATAAATGGAATTGAGAAGTTATTGAACGTGAGTCAAGTGACCGAAAACGAGTTTGACCCCGattctccttctggaaaGAATATCATGCCTGATTTACGTCTTTCGTTGCTGTTGAGAGGGCCTCTTAAATCTGAACCCTTTCTATTAGCGATCTTCCCGTCTGACATCAAACAGTACGCTTCTTGCGACCCCGGTAAACGTCTCCCAGAGCTTTTTAGATACGTTGGTCAAACTCTGCTATCTTCATACCTCTGGGACTGTTCTCCTTTGGCCAAACAACTTGTCGTCGACTTGTTGGACGTATACTTCAAAAGCGGCATGACAGAATCGTCAGATGCTGATGATCTGCAACGCTGGGTGTCCCGAGACAAGTTTCTCGTGGGTCCACAGCTGCTCTACGGCCTGATGCAGGTCTCCACGCCTTCAGAATATCTCAACTTGTACTCCAGCGTGGCAATTTGTGCTGCTGAACGAGTCTCTTCACAAGACTCGTACCATTGCATGGATGCGACACTGACTCGCATGTCCTCGGCCAAATCCAAATCACGACTTGTGGTCGAGGAAATGATCGTGGCTCTTCTTAGTGTCCACAGAGAGTGCCTGAGCCTGTTACCGGTGGTTATCGAGCGAGTGAAAACGGATATGCTGCGTCAGAAACTCGACACAGACTCTGAATCTCTGGTGCGGTTCTGCAAGCAGACTGGAACTGATTCTATTCTTGATAAAATCCTTTCCGTCAAGGTAGGTTCTTGTGTTTTTGAAGAGGAAGGGCATTTCTCCACCCAACAGCTCTTATGCAGCGAAGATTCACTCCAATGGAATACCCAGGGACCTCCTTTGGACATTCTGAGTCGCACATGGCCTGATTATTCTCCTTGCACACTTCTGATGTTAGTAAGAGGACTACTTAATTTGATGCTGAAGCCAAGAGTGTCGTTTGAAGTTCCGTTACGCTTGGTTCAGCTCAAGTATGTGCTCTGTCTGTTTCCCAAGAGAGATCTCTGCTCTCCGGATAACTACGTGCTTCAACAGATGGTTTCTTGTCTCATTTCATTCCTGTCTCATTCTACAGTTGGAGCCAGTGTCAGGCATCTGTTAAGTGAACTGTTTGAGGTCATCAAACTACCCCATCTGGAAGGATACATTGCCGATCTCGGAGAACAGTCGTTCTTTGGAGCAGACGTGTCTCAGTTGCTGTATCTACTTCACCCCTCAGAACCCCATCTTTGTAAATACATTGAGTGGGTGAACAGCGGCTTTTCCGATCCAGAGGCGTTCCTATCTGTTTTCCTTCATACAGAAATTAGCGACAAACTTAAAGCTACTCTTCTCAAAAGCCTTGACTTTGGAGTAACCAATATGACACTCCTGGGTCTCATGGACATTGTGTGCACTAAGGAAACAGTCTCCTTTATCAAACGAGCCTCGAAGCTGTATTCTTTCGACTGGGAGGAGTCTAGGGTGCTCagtctgcttcttggaAGAGGGTACTTGCTGTTTGGAGAATCTAGCAATAGTGCACCAAAAACCAACACTGAAACCTCATTCTGGAATGCACTCACGAGCGAGTTCCTGACTCTTTTGCGCGGGTCAGACTTTACAGCCAAATTTGCTGTTGAGGTTTGTCTCTCAAAAATCGTAAccaaagtacaagtgcaggTTCCGGCAGAATTACAGCATGTGTTTGACTCTGGAGTGCTGGAGTACACTCATACCGACGAGCCAACTACAGGATGGGTTCAAAAAACGACTCTCGAGTTACTGGGCTTACTAGGAGGTGACTTTGAACTACTTATTCCTCTAGTCAGGACCCTGTCCAGCACGTCTCCCCTTCTCCCGTTTATTTTCAAATGGACGTGTTTGGAGTACTGTCGACAAGGCGAGCCTTCCTATCTGTCCCAGATCCTGTCTCAAAACAGCTCTCTGGTGGTCATCGAgaccttttttttcgtcAACTCGTTCACTGCTCACCGAACACTCAACTGGCAGCCCGAAATAGTCAACTCAGCACTCACTCTGCATCTCTACACCGAGGCTCTCTACTTTCTTGAGGCTGACAAGGCGTGCTGGGCGAGCCAGGAGATCCAACCTAGCTACTACGACATCTACCAGAACATCGACGATCCGGACTTGTTCTACGGGTTGAAGTTTACGCCGTGTCTTGAGTCGGCACTTAAACAGCTCAACCACGAGAACCAGAATCTCACCTGCTTCGAGTACGAGTCGGGGTTGTTTGATTGGAGTGTGGAGACGGGAGGTGGTGAAAGTAAGACGGACATTCTTTCACACCTAAGCACATCCGGAATGAACGGCCTCGCGTATACGATCAACTCTGATGACGTGTACCGGTGGAAGTTGGGCTTGCTGGAAGACCCCATTCTGGAAACAGGTACAGATGACCAGACGGTGCTGTCTCAACTGAGGAGTATTGTGGTGGATGAGAAACCTGTCCTGAAGAGTACCCTGTCCGACAAGTATCTTGGCATGCAATACTTACTCTATCAGATGCAACTGGACGCGAACTCGGACTATCTGGATCGAATCCAGCCTCCCGACGGAGTCCTAGACATTCTACAGTTTTGTGCTTCAGCCTGGAGAACCATCAAGACTGAGACAGCCTCCTACAATGGTATTTTAACACTGTCAAAGCTTGGAGCTGTCAGCAGAGAACTCAACAATGCGCAAATTTCAAAGAACTGCGCTGTTTCTTTACAGGAACTGTCCAGAACTGCGTCTCACATTTCCGGAAACGTTTGCGCCATTTCCATCGCCTCTTGTCTATGGTCCGAGGCTGCTGTGAGTCGAACGACACCCGTGGAAATGCTCAAACGCATGCTTGGATCGATAAATCCCGGCCAGTCACCTGTATTAGCTTCTCAGTTCTGCCAGGCGACCGTCCTACTCACCGACTGGTCTTCGCAAGCACGTATGATGTCTCCCGAGAAGATTCATCGTCTTTACATTGCCGGAGCAAGTGAGTACATGGCCCTGATTCCGGCCGGCAACCCGAAAACACGCATGTTTCACGTGTTTGCAAAGTTCTGTGAGACCCAGCTGCACTCGCAAAACTACGACGAGCAGATTCACAACGCTGTTATGGACATTGAACGTCTGGAGGGTGAATTGGCGAACCTGTCGCGAATATCAATGACCAGGGAGATTAAACACGCGCAAAGAATCTCAAGGAAGTCGCTGGATCGTGCCAAGGAATCGAAACTTAACTACGAGAGACTCAAGGCTATGTTCCTTGACTCGGCAGTGCAATTCTACCTTCTTTCGTGTGCTGTCCGAGACTCTGAATACCATGAAGATGTGACTCGGCTGATTTCGCTCTGGTTTGGCAATTCGCACGTGAACTTTGTCAATGAACGTATGCAGGACTACGCCCTGATTCCGTCGTTCAAACTGGCTCCTCTCATCAACCAGCTGTCTTCCAAGCTTTCTTACGAGCCCAACAACTACTTTCAGACGCTTCTCCTAGACCTAGTGTCTGCCACATGCAAAGCTCACCCATTCCACTGTCTCTATCAAATTTCATCCCTCATGCGCACCGACGCGTCTCCCCAGACTGAGAGACGCATCCAGGCCGCAGTCAAGGTGTGGAACACCGTTAAAACGCAGGAGAAGACAATTTGCCGAGCCATGGAGATTTTCACTGACAAATGCGTGGAGCTGGCAAACGCCGAATGGCCTGGTAAGGGTCAAAAGGCGTCTATCAATCAATTTCCAAACGGCTCATGGTGGCAGAATGGTCTTAGGAAGCTCAATATACCCCCTCCCACTGCTCAGATTCCGCTATCTCTCGATTACACCGACATACCGTCAATGAACAAGGTGCTCGCGCAGGTGATCAAAGCAGGTGGTATTTCGCACCCTAAAATCATGGACTTCCAACTCTCTGACGGCTCAGTGTCCAAGGCGCTTCTCAAGGGAGGCAAAGACGATATGCGACAGGACGCTATCATGGAGCAGGTGTTTTGCAGAGTCAACCAGTACTTTTTGGGCGACCCCGAGACCCGCAAACGTGGCCTGTCTATCAGAACGTACAATGTGGTACCCATGGGTCCTCGAGCAGGCATGATTGAGTTTGTGGCCAACACGGAGTCTCTCCAGGCAGCTCTGGTGCCTTTACACGAAAAAGACGACTGGGATTACCTTACCGGACGGACCAAAATGAGTGCGGTAGCCAAGGAGAGCAACAGTCGACGGGTCGAGGTACTGGAGGAAATCTACACGCACGTGACGCCTGTAATGAGCCAATACTTTTTTCAGAACTTTCGTTCGTCCGCCCAGGCCTGGTTCAAAGCCCGTACCAACTATGTGCGTtcagcagctgcttcttccaTGCTTGGTTACATTCTTGGTATTGGAGATCGACATTGTAACAACATTATGATTGATTACAAGACAGGTCAATTGGTGCATATCGACTTGGGTATTTCGTTTGACCAGGGCAAGAACCTGACTGTGCCTGAAAAGGTGCCCTTTCGACTCACAAGAGACATGGTTGATGCCATGGGTAGTGTGGGAGTCGATGGGCCATTTAGGCGCTGCTGTGAATTGTCCCTGGGTCTGTTCCGAGAACAGCAGGATAACATTCTATCGATTCTCAACGTGCTTCGTTACGATCCGTTGTATTCGTGGACAATGTCCCccaagaaaaaacaaacaagaAGCTCTTCGGGATCAGACTTGTCTGATATCAagttggaggagtccaaCGTGACGGCAGACATGTGTCTGAGCGGTGTAAAGGGGAAGCTCGCAGTGAGATTGAGCACGGAGGCCGTGGTGAGAGAGCTGATTGGGGAGGCGGTGAGCGTGGAGAATCTGGCTGTGATTTTTCACGGGTGGACGCCGTTCTACTGA
- a CDS encoding uncharacterized protein (Compare to YALI0D03740g, weakly similar to uniprot|Q6C506 Yarrowia lipolytica YALI0E22088g), translated as MGSALGYLNESSEESAGDNGGADGELGAGVGLLRGGSRRLGLSGLGRRTAVARLLGLSRLLRSRGRLRLDRRLLRSRGGLLGLDRRLLRSRGGLLGLGSGSLGLGRLLRLRLGGSSRLRLGGRSRRLGLRSRSRLRGLRLGSRSRLGRLGLGSRSRLGRLRLRRSSRLRLSGLRLRSRLLGLRLLRALGGSRLDLGAGDLARNNNGHSLTLNDGGAGGDGVGDGHDGCDGDLGLVASLVTVSDSLGGGDSGVLGASHGGVVDMARGGGGSGGDRGGGGFLRGLSGVHGELRGHRDVGRGGRRLNRGSGVDGGNSSLRNSGRLGGGGRLGGGGGLGRGRRLGRSRRLGRGRRLGSGRRASGRGRLNKTLRGGRKTTESKRALEVLTVLRPDTGSTSKTVGCIVVEVGSLVTQTVLVPRISVGTSSSRENQVAANGVAGVISGSGRSGRRGRRSRGRLGSSRGGLCGGLGSSGRLGSSRRSLGSSGRSLGSSRRSLGSSRRSLGSSRRLRGGRRRGSVRIDGLGGEAAEGKRRLKVLAVIVPQSGATLQTRVSGLLKGSAVVTQTVSVPGVTVGALSGIQNHVTTSGMALVGCAVLGKGDGHSHGRGGQAQAEEGCSRPLHVNESNKRVFEVCGL; from the coding sequence ATGGGTTCAGCACTCGGTTACTTAAATGAGAGCAGCGAGGAGAGCGCCGGCGACAATGGAGGCGCCGACGGAGAGCTTGGAGCCGGAGTTGGCCTGCTGAGGGGTGGAAGCAGAAGGCTGGGCCTGAGCGGGTTGGGAAGGAGAACCGCCGTTGCCAGGCTTCTGGGGCTGTCCAGActgctgaggagcaggggcAGGCTCAGGCTTGACagaaggctgctgaggagcaggGGAGGACTGCTCGGGCTTGACagaaggctgctgaggagcaggGGAGGACTGCTCGGGCTTGGCAGCGGGAGTCTCGGGCTTGGAAGGCTGCTCAGGCTGAGGCTTGGGGGCAGCAGTAGGCTGAGGCTTGGtggcaggagcagaagactCGGGCTtaggagcaggagcaggcttAGAGGACTCAGGCtggggagcaggagcaggcttGGAAGACTCGGGcttgggagcaggagcaggcttGGAAGACTCAGGCTtaggagaagcagcaggCTTCGACTCAGTGGGCTGAGGCTTAGGAGCAGGCTTCTCGGTCTGAGGCTTCTCAGAGCTCTCGGTGGGAGTAGGCTTGACCTCGGTGCTGGTGATCTCGCAAGGAACAACAACGGTCACAGTCTTACCCTCAATGACGGTGGGGCAGGTGGTGACGGTGTGGGTGACGGGCACGACGGTTGTGATGGTGACCTCGGTCTGGTGGCATCCCTCGTCACAGTAAGTGACAgtctgggtggtggtgatagTGGTGTGCTCGGTGCCAGTCACGGTGGAGTTGTGGACATGGCCAGAGGTGGGGGTGGGAGCGGCGGTGATAGGGGCGGTGGTGGATTCCTCAGGGGCCTCAGTGGAGTTCACGGGGAGCTGAGAGGACACAGGGACGTTGGTAGGGGCGGCAGAAGACTCAACAGGGGCAGTGGAGTTGACGGGGGCAACAGTAGTCTGAGGAACAGCGGAAGACTCGGCGGCGGCGGAAGACTCGGCGGCGGCGGAGGTCTCGGCAGGGGCAGAAGACTcggcaggagcagaagactCGGCAGGGGCAGAAGACTGGGGAGCGGCAGAAGAGCTAGCGGGAGAGGTAGACTCAACAAGACCCTGAGGGGCGGTAGGAAGACCACAGAAAGCAAGAGGGCCCTCGAGGTACTGACCGTACTGAGGCCAGATACCGGCTCCACAAGCAAGACAGTTGGGTGCATTGTCGTGGAAGTTGGTTCCCTCGTTACACAGACAGTCCTTGTTCCACGAATCTCCGTCGGCACATCGTCGAGCAGAGAGAATCAGGTTGCCGCAAATGGGGTGGCAGGGGTCATAAGTGGGAGTGGCAGAAgcggcagaagaggcaggagaagcagaggTAGGCTCGGTAGTAGCAGGGGTGGCCTCTGCGGAGGTCTCGGGAGCAGCGGAAGActcgggagcagcagaagaagtctcGGGAGCAGCGGAAGAAGTctcgggagcagcagaagaagtctcgggagcagcagaagaagtctcgggagcagcagaagactcAGGGgcggcagaagaagaggcagCGTTAGGATCGACGGGCTTGGTGGGGAAGCCGCAGAAGGCAAGAGGAGGCTCAAGGTACTTGCCGTAATCGTTCCACAGAGTGGAGCCACACTCCAGACAAGGGTCTCGGGCCTGCTCAAAGGGAGTGCCGTTGTCACACAGACAGTCTCTGTTCCAGGAGTCACCGTCGGCGCACTTTCGGGCATCCAGAATCATGTTACCACAAGTGGCATGGCACTGGTAGGTTGCGCCGTCCTGGGCAAAGGGGACGGCCACAGCCAcggccgaggaggccagGCACAGGCTGAGGAGGGTTGTAGTAGACCACTTCATGTTAACGAGAGTAATAAACGAGTGTTTGAGGTTTGTGGTTTATGA